A genomic region of Phragmitibacter flavus contains the following coding sequences:
- a CDS encoding FecR domain-containing protein → MTDMRTKILPILLVVMLAATSAKAETIFGTILKVQGNVSTGTSVGGLAQVDVIEGARVGPGGLLVAGADGSAVMKLTPCSSLELGADASLSLDKLQLVRKAAGVTARAGEFTLSRGQVSFIMQGMQGRVSIPGGVLSISNAAVFSAAVSASGETTLTVFSGKVSVTNASGETFVVAAGEFASVSGASPSSAPQPAEGNSDAQSDLINLQQTIERADTLGLVCIDTLERIYGEFSALPPGVPPVEPRTPPVRRPPEGRPIVSPEQ, encoded by the coding sequence ATGACCGATATGCGCACTAAAATCTTACCCATTCTCCTAGTTGTCATGCTCGCAGCCACGTCGGCCAAAGCGGAGACGATTTTTGGAACCATATTAAAAGTTCAGGGAAATGTGTCGACCGGGACCTCCGTTGGTGGGTTGGCGCAAGTCGACGTTATTGAAGGGGCTCGTGTTGGTCCTGGTGGCCTATTGGTCGCTGGTGCTGATGGTAGTGCCGTGATGAAATTGACGCCTTGCTCATCGCTGGAGTTGGGGGCTGATGCATCGCTTTCCTTGGACAAACTGCAACTGGTCCGCAAGGCCGCCGGGGTGACTGCCCGTGCCGGTGAGTTCACCTTGTCACGCGGTCAGGTTTCGTTCATCATGCAGGGCATGCAGGGCAGGGTGAGCATTCCAGGGGGTGTGCTTAGCATTTCCAATGCAGCAGTGTTTTCTGCGGCGGTGTCAGCTTCTGGCGAGACGACCCTGACGGTGTTTTCTGGCAAGGTCTCCGTCACCAATGCGTCGGGGGAAACGTTTGTGGTTGCAGCGGGTGAATTTGCCTCGGTTTCGGGTGCCTCCCCTTCGTCTGCCCCGCAGCCAGCAGAGGGAAATAGTGACGCGCAGTCGGATTTGATCAATTTGCAACAAACCATTGAGCGTGCAGATACTTTGGGATTAGTTTGCATTGACACGCTTGAGCGTATTTATGGTGAGTTTTCAGCTTTGCCGCCAGGCGTGCCCCCAGTAGAACCCAGAACCCCCCCAGTCAGACGCCCGCCAGAGGGCCGCCCTATCGTTTCTCCCGAACAGTAA